From a region of the Musa acuminata AAA Group cultivar baxijiao unplaced genomic scaffold, Cavendish_Baxijiao_AAA HiC_scaffold_616, whole genome shotgun sequence genome:
- the LOC135662369 gene encoding acetyl-coenzyme A carboxylase carboxyl transferase subunit beta, chloroplastic-like, giving the protein MSSSDRIELSIDPGTWDPLDKDMISIDPIDFRSKEEPYGDRIDSYQRRTGLADAIQTGIGQINGIPVAIGVMDFQFMGGSMGSVVGEKITRLIEYATNRSLPVIIVCASGGARMQEGSLSLMQMAKISSASSNYQSDKKLFYVSILTSPTTGGVTASFGMLGDIIIAEPNAYIAFAGKRVIEQTLKK; this is encoded by the coding sequence atgagtAGTTCAGATAGAATTGAACTTTCGATTGATCCCGGAACTTGGGATCCTCTGGATAAAGATATGATATCTATAGACCCCATTGATTTTCGTTCAAAAGAGGAACCTTATGGAGATCGTATCGATTCTTATCAAAGAAGGACAGGTTTAGCTGATGCTATTCAAACAGGCATAGGTCAAATAAATGGTATTCCCGTAGCAATTGGCGTTATGGATTTTCAGTTTATGGGAGGTAGTATGGGATCCGTAGTAGGCGAGAAAATTACTCGTTTGATCGAGTATGCTACTAATCGATCTCTACCTGTCATTATTGTGTGTGCTTCTGGAGGAGCACGCATGCAAGAAGGAAGTTTGAGCTTGATGCAAATGGCTAAAATATCTTCTGCTTCATCTAATTATCAATCAGATAAAAAGTTATTCTATGTATCAATTCTTACATCTCCTACAACTGGTGGAGTAACAGCCAGTTTTGGTATGTTGGGGGATATCATTATTGCTGAACCTAACGCCTACATTGCATTTGCGGGTAAAAGAGTAATtgaacaaacattaaaaaag